The Mycolicibacterium mageritense genome contains a region encoding:
- a CDS encoding acyl-CoA dehydrogenase family protein, translating to MNFAELHDELRSVAQDLLVKDADWPLLVQAGWVGLDAPEKFGGSGATFAEVAVICEELGRAAARTAYLGGAVLGIGALIALQASDLRDQLLREATAGTTRVALALSAEKPRPQFELAATGGRLDGHATFVADAAVAQHVLLPAMDAQGTPVLVDVASDATGLRIDSQPVLDETRRLATVTADGVAVDRAAVWRFDEDPHQQLQALQERAAVALACDSLGIAQAMLDATVSYVGVRHQFGQPIGAFQAVKHACADMLVCIAVARQLVMAAVTEPGPTTTAMAKSYACDTAVDVAGKAMQLHGGIGYTWESGVHIYLKRAALNRSLFGSPADHRARLAGRYQ from the coding sequence ATGAACTTCGCCGAGCTGCACGACGAACTGCGCTCAGTCGCACAGGATCTCCTCGTCAAAGACGCCGATTGGCCGCTGCTAGTGCAGGCCGGCTGGGTCGGCTTGGACGCACCGGAAAAGTTCGGTGGTTCCGGTGCCACGTTCGCCGAGGTCGCGGTCATCTGCGAGGAACTCGGCCGGGCCGCGGCACGCACCGCCTATCTGGGCGGGGCCGTACTGGGCATCGGTGCACTGATCGCCCTGCAGGCCAGCGATCTTCGCGATCAACTGCTGCGGGAGGCGACGGCAGGCACGACCAGGGTCGCGCTCGCGTTGTCGGCCGAGAAACCCCGGCCGCAATTCGAACTCGCCGCCACCGGCGGGCGCCTCGACGGCCACGCGACCTTCGTTGCGGATGCCGCTGTCGCACAACATGTTCTGCTACCGGCGATGGATGCCCAGGGGACTCCGGTACTGGTCGACGTCGCGTCCGACGCCACCGGTCTGCGAATCGACAGCCAACCGGTGCTCGACGAGACCCGCCGGCTGGCCACCGTGACTGCCGACGGCGTAGCGGTCGACCGTGCGGCGGTGTGGCGGTTCGACGAAGATCCGCACCAGCAACTGCAGGCCTTGCAGGAACGGGCCGCCGTGGCGCTGGCCTGCGACAGCCTGGGCATCGCGCAGGCGATGCTCGACGCGACGGTGTCCTACGTCGGCGTGCGTCACCAGTTCGGCCAACCGATCGGCGCGTTCCAGGCCGTCAAGCACGCGTGCGCCGACATGCTGGTGTGCATCGCGGTGGCCCGGCAACTGGTCATGGCCGCGGTCACCGAGCCCGGGCCGACGACCACCGCGATGGCGAAGTCCTACGCGTGCGACACCGCCGTCGACGTCGCAGGCAAGGCCATGCAACTGCACGGCGGCATCGGCTACACGTGGGAGAGCGGTGTGCACATCTACCTCAAACGTGCGGCACTCAACCGGTCGCTGTTCGGCTCCCCGGCAGACCATCGGGCCCGGCTCGCGGGGCGCTACCAGTAG
- the lpdA gene encoding dihydrolipoyl dehydrogenase, which produces MREFDLLVIGGGPGGYVAAIRAAQHGLSVGLVEKERPGGVCLNWGCIPTKAMLRSAEVLQTVRDAAEYGIRADNVGFDYAAVRRRMTEVVTGLTDGVAGLLKANGVTVIEGHARFTGPTTVEICDVPAGDGPRYAATPAEAVDRATARDVIIATGSTPIPLPIPGADLPGVITSDGAFGLTEVPARIVIVGGSAVGAEWASLFAAFGSAVTVVEMRDTLVPAEDADLGAALGRSFKQRGITVLTGSTVSAIAQTEALRVTVEGPQPQEIDADIVLFGVGRRPNTAELGIDATGVHTDARGFIEVDEQLHTNVDHVYAIGDVTGKALLAHVASHQGLTAADVLAGHDKRIDYDVVPAATFTHPEIASVGLTEAQARAAGHDPVTAKFPFAALGRARTFGDTEGFVKIVAGRKYGEVLGVHIIGPAASDLITEGALAITLEATLDELADTIHAHPTLGEIGMEAALAALGLPVHITPPKR; this is translated from the coding sequence GTGCGTGAGTTCGACCTTCTGGTGATCGGCGGCGGCCCGGGTGGCTATGTCGCGGCCATCCGCGCGGCCCAACACGGGCTCTCGGTGGGCTTGGTGGAAAAGGAACGCCCCGGCGGCGTGTGCCTCAACTGGGGCTGCATACCCACCAAAGCCATGCTGCGGTCGGCCGAGGTACTGCAGACCGTGCGCGACGCCGCCGAGTACGGAATCCGTGCCGACAACGTCGGATTCGACTATGCCGCGGTGCGACGGCGCATGACCGAGGTGGTCACGGGGCTGACCGACGGCGTGGCCGGCCTGCTGAAAGCCAACGGCGTCACCGTGATCGAGGGCCACGCCCGATTCACCGGACCCACCACAGTGGAGATCTGCGACGTGCCCGCCGGCGACGGTCCCCGGTACGCGGCGACACCGGCCGAGGCCGTCGACCGCGCCACCGCGCGCGACGTCATCATCGCCACCGGGTCGACACCCATCCCGCTGCCGATCCCCGGCGCCGACCTGCCGGGTGTGATCACGTCCGACGGTGCCTTCGGTCTCACCGAGGTGCCCGCGCGGATCGTCATCGTGGGCGGCAGTGCCGTCGGCGCCGAATGGGCCAGCCTGTTCGCGGCGTTCGGTTCGGCCGTCACGGTCGTAGAGATGCGCGACACGCTCGTACCGGCCGAGGACGCTGATCTCGGTGCGGCCCTGGGGCGTTCGTTCAAGCAGCGCGGCATCACGGTGCTGACCGGCTCGACCGTCAGCGCGATCGCCCAGACAGAGGCGTTGCGGGTCACGGTCGAAGGCCCGCAGCCGCAGGAGATCGATGCCGACATCGTGCTTTTCGGCGTCGGCCGCAGACCGAACACCGCCGAACTCGGCATCGACGCCACCGGCGTGCACACCGACGCGCGGGGTTTCATCGAGGTCGACGAGCAACTGCACACCAACGTCGACCACGTGTACGCCATCGGCGATGTCACCGGTAAGGCCCTGCTGGCCCACGTCGCGTCGCATCAGGGTCTCACGGCCGCCGACGTGCTGGCCGGACACGACAAGCGCATCGACTACGACGTCGTGCCCGCGGCCACGTTCACCCATCCCGAGATCGCCAGCGTCGGGCTCACCGAGGCGCAGGCGAGGGCCGCCGGGCACGACCCGGTGACCGCCAAGTTCCCGTTCGCCGCACTCGGCCGGGCCCGAACCTTCGGCGACACCGAAGGATTCGTCAAGATCGTGGCCGGACGCAAATACGGTGAGGTGCTCGGCGTGCACATCATCGGGCCCGCAGCCAGTGACCTGATCACCGAAGGCGCGCTGGCCATCACGCTTGAGGCGACGCTCGACGAACTCGCCGACACCATCCACGCGCACCCGACACTCGGCGAGATCGGGATGGAAGCCGCACTGGCGGCGCTGGGCCTGCCCGTACACATCACGCCACCCAAGCGCTGA
- a CDS encoding acyl-CoA dehydrogenase family protein, which yields MTELDAFRATVRDWCARHVPSDWRAAQTGVSDDEFVSFQKSWFAELRNAGYAVPHWPAEWGGGMSVPQQIVLYQELAAHDAPRLVLAFVGIHHAASTLLAAGTAEQRRRHLPAILDGEIWVQGFSEPEAGSDLAALRTSARRDGDTFVVNGQKLWASGAMHADWCLLLARTDPEAPKRHGISYFLMDMATPGIEVRPIRNAVGESHFCEIFLNDVAIPAANLVGPVNQGWQVAQATLGAERGMTMLELAERLSNAGFRRLVQACAPVDDALVGDRLAQFEIELAGLRGLCRDLVERGEKGQIGPADASIVKLYYSELLQRMTGFGAEIAGLPGQTVLTKPASSGWESGNWMLDFIGSWEWTIPGGASEIQRTIIAERGLGLPR from the coding sequence ATGACGGAGCTCGACGCGTTCCGGGCGACCGTCCGGGACTGGTGTGCCCGACACGTTCCCTCGGATTGGCGCGCGGCCCAAACCGGCGTCAGCGACGACGAATTCGTGTCGTTCCAGAAGTCCTGGTTCGCCGAGCTGCGCAACGCCGGTTACGCCGTGCCGCACTGGCCCGCCGAATGGGGCGGCGGCATGAGTGTGCCCCAGCAGATCGTGCTCTACCAGGAACTCGCCGCGCACGACGCGCCGCGCCTGGTGCTGGCCTTCGTCGGTATTCACCACGCGGCATCGACCCTGCTCGCGGCAGGAACCGCGGAGCAACGACGACGCCACCTCCCGGCGATCCTCGACGGCGAGATCTGGGTGCAGGGTTTCTCCGAGCCCGAGGCCGGATCCGACCTGGCGGCGTTGCGAACGAGTGCACGGCGCGACGGCGACACGTTCGTGGTCAACGGGCAGAAGCTCTGGGCCAGCGGCGCGATGCATGCCGACTGGTGCCTGCTGCTGGCCCGCACCGACCCGGAGGCCCCGAAACGGCACGGCATCTCGTACTTCCTGATGGACATGGCCACGCCGGGCATCGAGGTCCGGCCGATCCGCAACGCGGTCGGCGAGTCGCACTTCTGTGAGATCTTCCTCAACGACGTCGCGATTCCCGCCGCCAACCTGGTCGGTCCCGTCAACCAGGGCTGGCAGGTGGCCCAGGCCACGCTCGGAGCCGAGCGCGGCATGACGATGCTGGAACTGGCCGAGCGGCTGAGCAATGCGGGTTTCCGCCGGCTCGTGCAGGCGTGCGCACCGGTCGACGATGCACTGGTCGGGGATCGCCTGGCGCAGTTCGAGATCGAGCTCGCGGGCTTGCGTGGCCTGTGCCGCGATCTGGTCGAGCGCGGGGAGAAGGGGCAGATCGGCCCGGCCGACGCGTCGATCGTCAAGCTCTACTACAGCGAACTGCTGCAGCGTATGACCGGATTCGGCGCCGAGATCGCCGGGCTGCCCGGCCAGACCGTACTGACCAAACCGGCCTCGAGCGGCTGGGAGTCCGGCAACTGGATGCTCGATTTCATCGGCTCGTGGGAATGGACCATCCCTGGCGGGGCCAGCGAGATACAGCGCACCATCATCGCCGAGCGGGGACTGGGGCTGCCCCGATGA
- a CDS encoding acyl-CoA dehydrogenase family protein, producing MNIDLSDDAKEYGRQALRAFEAAGGDQLLQQAEAKPDTREALVAPALSGLGAWELEPRTDPDALEAAAALCRSAGYWALPYPVAERLAGLLVVSDTAPEAQLAGLDTDWVAATLDGRRSRVTGLGAGGPAFTTAVELTATDGTADVALGLVLPCWTLLGMLDRALELTTAHVSLRKQFGQPLSAFQGVQFQLTDAEVERSGFDILAKYTLWSLVTSDTDTAIDDSLALRLAVLEAAEVVFRVCHQLHGAVGFCDETTLSWLSRYSQPLRRLPFGLSQTRDILTTRLGRRGLTGLFS from the coding sequence GTGAACATCGACCTCAGCGACGACGCCAAAGAATATGGCCGCCAGGCCCTTCGAGCGTTCGAGGCGGCCGGCGGGGACCAGTTGCTGCAGCAGGCCGAGGCCAAGCCCGACACGCGTGAAGCCCTGGTGGCACCGGCCCTCAGCGGTCTCGGCGCATGGGAACTCGAACCCCGCACCGATCCCGATGCCCTGGAAGCGGCCGCGGCGTTGTGCCGCAGCGCCGGCTACTGGGCGCTGCCGTATCCCGTGGCCGAACGGCTGGCCGGACTGCTCGTCGTCTCGGACACAGCTCCCGAAGCACAGCTCGCCGGGCTCGACACCGATTGGGTTGCCGCGACATTGGACGGCAGGCGCAGCCGTGTCACCGGACTGGGTGCGGGCGGGCCGGCCTTCACCACGGCGGTGGAGTTGACGGCGACGGACGGCACCGCCGACGTCGCCCTGGGTCTGGTGCTGCCGTGCTGGACGTTGCTCGGCATGCTCGACCGGGCCCTCGAACTCACCACCGCACATGTGAGCCTGCGCAAGCAGTTCGGGCAGCCGCTGTCGGCGTTTCAGGGCGTGCAGTTCCAGCTGACCGACGCCGAGGTCGAGCGCAGCGGTTTCGACATCCTCGCCAAGTACACACTCTGGAGCCTGGTCACCTCCGATACCGACACCGCGATCGACGATTCGCTGGCGCTGCGGCTTGCCGTGCTCGAGGCGGCCGAGGTGGTGTTCCGGGTGTGCCATCAGCTGCACGGCGCGGTCGGGTTCTGCGACGAGACCACGCTGTCCTGGCTGTCGCGGTACAGCCAGCCGTTGCGCCGCCTGCCGTTCGGACTGTCCCAGACACGTGACATCCTCACGACGCGACTCGGCCGCCGCGGGCTCACCGGATTGTTCTCATGA
- a CDS encoding PucR family transcriptional regulator: MQKRHPGFATKVTRALAEATLPDVETLIDRLLSAIFTDNPEWTDYASVPRDDLRDGCRDYLTRVLELLSGRVGAPDPADEVVGAIARHRADQGVPLEVMLRTFRLGGRIVWQALLERAEDTGVAPDDVLDAGTATWTVIDELSSALSTSYRDSEQERVRHDEQRRNALIEDLLGGRAGDAAFAARVARELELPANGGYLVIVADVRPDGSPALASPRTALDALGFRSVWQTKVDTRIGVVALEQRDAADVITRLRPLARGRAAASPAVSGLAEAGSAYTLALIALSMVPPNVTQLVSLGDHYPEALLVRSPDLAQRLVARNLGGILARPAREREVLLETLVVWLEEDRSTANAAVRLHCHRNTVLNRLHRITELVGRPLHGRAAYVELSLALSALDLPQIGHSAQSG, from the coding sequence GTGCAGAAGCGACACCCGGGATTCGCGACGAAGGTCACCCGTGCGTTGGCCGAAGCCACCTTGCCGGACGTCGAGACGCTGATCGATCGGCTGTTGTCGGCGATCTTCACCGACAATCCCGAATGGACCGACTACGCGAGCGTTCCCCGAGATGATTTGCGGGACGGCTGCCGCGACTACCTCACCCGGGTGCTGGAACTGCTGAGCGGCCGGGTCGGCGCGCCCGACCCCGCCGACGAGGTTGTCGGCGCGATCGCCCGGCACCGCGCCGACCAGGGCGTGCCGCTTGAGGTCATGCTGCGGACCTTCCGGCTCGGCGGCCGTATCGTCTGGCAGGCGCTTCTGGAGCGGGCCGAGGACACCGGCGTCGCACCCGACGATGTGCTCGATGCAGGCACCGCGACGTGGACGGTGATCGATGAGCTGTCCTCGGCGCTGTCCACGTCCTACCGGGACAGCGAGCAGGAACGCGTGCGCCACGACGAGCAGCGCCGCAACGCGCTGATCGAGGATCTGCTCGGCGGGCGTGCCGGCGACGCCGCCTTCGCCGCGCGGGTGGCGCGCGAGCTCGAGCTGCCCGCCAACGGCGGCTACCTGGTGATAGTCGCCGATGTGCGGCCGGATGGCAGTCCCGCGCTGGCGAGCCCGCGGACGGCGCTCGACGCGCTGGGCTTCCGGTCGGTGTGGCAGACCAAGGTCGACACCCGCATCGGTGTGGTGGCGCTCGAACAGCGCGACGCCGCCGATGTGATCACGCGCCTGAGACCGCTGGCCCGGGGCCGGGCCGCGGCCTCGCCCGCGGTGTCGGGGCTCGCGGAGGCCGGCTCGGCCTACACCTTGGCCCTGATCGCGTTGAGCATGGTGCCGCCGAATGTGACGCAACTGGTGTCGCTCGGCGATCACTATCCCGAGGCCCTGCTCGTGCGGTCTCCCGACCTGGCCCAGCGACTCGTGGCCCGCAACCTCGGCGGGATCCTGGCCCGGCCGGCCCGGGAACGCGAAGTCTTGCTGGAGACGCTCGTCGTCTGGCTGGAGGAGGACCGCTCGACGGCCAACGCGGCCGTGCGGTTGCACTGCCACCGCAACACCGTGCTCAACCGCCTGCACCGGATCACCGAACTGGTCGGCAGGCCGCTGCACGGCCGGGCCGCCTACGTCGAACTGTCTCTCGCGCTGTCCGCGCTCGATCTGCCCCAGATTGGGCACTCTGCCCAATCTGGGTGA
- a CDS encoding acyl-CoA dehydrogenase family protein has product MDFDLGEAATTLRGELRGLIADHIPADFLGAFTDDPADLDVAQRFCRTLAQRQLLCMSWPEEFGGGGSSVWEQTVVREEMWAHHEPRGAQYMGVNWVGPIIMRHGTEEQQRKHLPPIANGEVIWCQGFSEPEAGSDLASLRTSARREGDGWRINGQKIWTSYATMAQWCFLLARTSKGEKKQHGLTIFLVPMSDPAITVRPIRTMMGPHHLNEVFFDELKVTEADILGKIDDGWSIVQDVMSFERVGIARYARCEKLLQAAPAELGDAWDALPAELRGRWARMLTHCRRARLMAYRVVALQSTGRVKPGDAAAYRIAVTKLDQDSAEVLMEIVAALPRGESEYFRAEVEDHWRYAQASTVSSGSIEMQRILLSRAMLAEVRA; this is encoded by the coding sequence ATGGATTTCGATCTGGGTGAGGCAGCCACCACGCTGCGCGGTGAGTTGCGCGGGCTGATCGCCGACCACATACCGGCCGACTTCCTCGGCGCGTTCACCGACGACCCCGCGGATCTCGATGTGGCCCAGCGGTTCTGTCGAACCCTGGCGCAGCGGCAGCTGCTGTGCATGTCGTGGCCCGAGGAGTTCGGCGGCGGCGGCTCCTCGGTGTGGGAGCAGACTGTGGTGCGCGAAGAGATGTGGGCCCATCACGAGCCCCGCGGCGCGCAGTACATGGGTGTCAACTGGGTGGGCCCCATCATCATGCGGCACGGCACCGAAGAGCAGCAACGCAAACACCTGCCGCCCATCGCCAACGGCGAAGTGATCTGGTGCCAAGGGTTTTCCGAACCCGAGGCCGGTTCGGACCTCGCGTCTTTGCGTACCTCTGCGCGCCGTGAGGGCGACGGCTGGCGCATCAACGGGCAGAAGATCTGGACGTCCTACGCGACCATGGCGCAGTGGTGCTTTCTGTTGGCCAGAACGTCCAAAGGTGAGAAGAAACAACACGGTCTGACGATCTTCCTGGTGCCCATGTCGGATCCGGCCATCACCGTGCGGCCCATCCGCACCATGATGGGCCCGCACCACCTCAACGAGGTGTTCTTCGACGAGCTCAAGGTCACCGAGGCCGACATTCTCGGCAAAATTGACGACGGCTGGTCGATCGTGCAGGACGTGATGTCGTTCGAACGGGTCGGTATCGCGCGGTACGCCAGGTGCGAAAAGCTCCTGCAGGCCGCGCCCGCTGAGCTCGGTGATGCGTGGGACGCCCTGCCCGCCGAACTGCGGGGGCGCTGGGCCCGCATGCTCACACACTGCAGAAGGGCCCGGCTCATGGCCTATCGCGTGGTGGCGCTGCAGAGCACCGGCCGGGTGAAACCCGGTGACGCGGCGGCATATCGGATCGCGGTGACCAAACTGGACCAGGACAGCGCCGAGGTGCTCATGGAGATCGTCGCGGCGCTGCCGCGGGGCGAGAGCGAGTACTTCCGCGCAGAAGTCGAGGACCACTGGCGCTACGCACAGGCGTCGACGGTGTCCTCGGGCAGCATCGAGATGCAGCGCATCCTGCTGTCGCGGGCCATGCTGGCGGAGGTCCGAGCGTGA